A genomic stretch from uncultured Cohaesibacter sp. includes:
- the flhA gene encoding flagellar biosynthesis protein FlhA, which translates to MSDADATVTTEPASATEAPAADAFRGVSPLGQLSNVITFLRNGDLGLAIGVMTILVVMILPLPSAFMDMFLAISIIFSVLILMTSLFIRAPLEFSSFPTILLVSTMLRLALNLASTRLILAYGHEGPGAAGNVIQAFGSFVTRGNFVIGVIVFAILVTVNFVVITKGSGRIAEVAARFTLDAMPGKQMAIDADLSAGLINEEEAKKRRKDLSDESTFFGAMDGASKFVRGDAIAGLIITFINVLGGIIIGVAQMDMAFSDAAQSYTLLTIGDGLVSQIPALIVSTAAGILVSKAGVSGSADRALVNQLSGYPKALGMSSAVMIVMAFLPGMPLIPFMTLGVGAGYLSYKASQKHKQEALKEVIEKKQQELKEAGPPKEEPISEVLKMDELRLELGYGLISMANGNASQALTDQIKALRRQLASEMGFIMPAVRIMDNVQLQANDYVLKVKEVEVGRGVVYPNQFMTMDPTGADISLPGIKTQEPTFGLPAVWIDGSLREEAAILGLTVVDPATVISTHLTEIIKANMGELLSYAVVQGLLDELPAEQKKLIDDIVPGQITISGIQRVLQSLLAERISIRDLSAILEGIADASGFTRSIQTMTEHVRRRLSLQICASNQAPGGYLPILTLSPKWEREFGSALIGEGDEKQLAMAPSKLQEFVGLVRDGYEDAAQMGEIPVLLTSPAIRPYVRSIIERFRAHTTVLSQNEVHTRVRLKTVGSI; encoded by the coding sequence ATGAGTGATGCAGACGCAACAGTGACGACGGAACCAGCGAGCGCCACAGAAGCCCCGGCAGCGGATGCTTTTCGGGGAGTGTCGCCGCTCGGCCAGCTGAGCAATGTTATCACCTTCCTCAGGAATGGTGATCTGGGGCTCGCCATCGGCGTTATGACCATCCTTGTGGTCATGATCCTGCCGTTGCCATCTGCCTTCATGGATATGTTTCTGGCAATCTCGATCATCTTTTCGGTGCTCATTCTGATGACCTCGCTGTTCATCAGGGCGCCACTGGAATTTTCGTCTTTCCCGACGATCCTGCTGGTTTCCACGATGCTGCGTCTGGCACTGAACCTGGCATCAACGCGTCTCATTCTGGCCTATGGCCACGAAGGCCCCGGCGCTGCGGGCAACGTCATTCAGGCGTTTGGCAGCTTTGTCACCCGCGGCAACTTTGTTATCGGCGTCATTGTCTTTGCCATTCTTGTCACAGTGAACTTCGTGGTTATCACCAAGGGTTCTGGCCGTATCGCAGAGGTTGCCGCCCGCTTCACTCTGGACGCCATGCCCGGCAAGCAGATGGCCATTGATGCGGACCTTTCCGCAGGCCTCATCAATGAGGAAGAGGCCAAGAAGCGCCGTAAGGATCTGTCTGACGAAAGCACCTTCTTCGGTGCCATGGATGGTGCCAGCAAGTTTGTGCGCGGTGATGCCATCGCCGGTCTCATCATTACATTCATCAATGTGCTCGGCGGCATCATCATCGGCGTTGCGCAGATGGATATGGCTTTTTCGGATGCAGCCCAGTCCTACACGCTGCTGACCATCGGCGATGGTCTGGTTTCCCAGATCCCGGCGCTGATCGTTTCGACCGCAGCAGGTATTCTGGTTTCCAAGGCCGGTGTGAGCGGCTCTGCCGACCGGGCCCTCGTCAATCAGCTTTCGGGCTACCCGAAAGCTCTGGGCATGTCATCGGCTGTCATGATCGTTATGGCCTTCCTGCCCGGCATGCCGCTTATCCCCTTCATGACCCTCGGTGTTGGTGCTGGCTATCTGTCCTACAAGGCCAGCCAGAAACACAAACAAGAGGCACTCAAGGAAGTCATCGAGAAGAAACAGCAGGAGCTGAAAGAAGCCGGACCGCCGAAGGAAGAGCCGATCAGCGAAGTGCTCAAGATGGACGAATTGCGCCTCGAGCTGGGCTATGGCCTGATCAGCATGGCCAATGGCAATGCCTCACAAGCACTCACCGACCAGATCAAGGCGTTGCGTCGACAGTTGGCTTCCGAAATGGGCTTCATCATGCCTGCAGTGCGCATCATGGATAATGTCCAGCTGCAAGCCAACGATTATGTGCTCAAGGTCAAGGAAGTCGAAGTCGGGCGCGGCGTGGTCTATCCGAACCAGTTCATGACCATGGATCCGACCGGCGCAGACATTTCCCTGCCGGGCATCAAAACGCAAGAACCGACATTCGGCCTGCCTGCCGTCTGGATTGATGGCTCCTTGCGCGAAGAGGCTGCAATCCTGGGCCTGACGGTTGTCGATCCGGCCACGGTCATTTCCACGCATCTGACCGAAATCATCAAGGCCAACATGGGCGAGTTGCTCTCCTACGCAGTCGTTCAGGGATTGCTGGACGAACTGCCTGCAGAGCAGAAAAAGCTCATCGACGATATCGTTCCGGGCCAGATCACCATTTCCGGTATCCAGCGCGTGCTTCAGTCCCTTCTGGCCGAGCGGATTTCCATTCGCGATCTGTCCGCGATTCTGGAAGGCATAGCCGATGCCTCGGGCTTCACCCGCTCCATCCAGACCATGACGGAACATGTGCGCCGGCGACTGTCCTTGCAGATCTGCGCCAGCAATCAGGCCCCCGGAGGCTATCTGCCCATCCTGACCCTTTCACCCAAATGGGAGCGGGAATTCGGAAGCGCCCTTATTGGCGAGGGCGACGAGAAGCAGCTGGCCATGGCACCGAGCAAATTGCAAGAGTTCGTCGGGCTGGTGCGCGATGGTTATGAAGATGCCGCGCAAATGGGAGAAATCCCCGTGCTGTTAACGTCTCCGGCGATCCGTCCCTATGTCCGCTCCATCATCGAACGGTTCCGGGCACACACCACAGTTCTGAGCCAGAATGAGGTTCATACGCGGGTCCGCCTTAAGACTGTTGGATCAATTTGA
- a CDS encoding sigma-54 dependent transcriptional regulator → MRLLITGTLNGQLSQATKIALDRGAQVSHAETAQMAISHLRAGRGADLMMIDVRLDIATLIKSLEEEHITIPVIACGVENDARAAVNAIRAGAKEYIPLPPDPEIIAAVLEAVSKDQGDLVHRDPAMNNVVQLANQIAPSDASVLITGESGTGKEVLARHLHQHSRRATKPFVSVNCAAIPDNLLESELFGHEKGAFTGAVARRIGKFEEANGGTLLLDEISEMDIRLQAKLLRAIQERVIDRVGGTKPVPVDIRILATSNRNLADEVRAGTFREDLLFRLNVINLQIPPLRERPQDIDLLAAHFADKYAQANGLPQRKMSAECHRHLHANNWPGNVRELENTIHRAVLLATGVEIGAEALRMPDGSRMDDTIIGMASGPAAQAVIAAEGVTRTLVGRTVAEVEQDLILDTLDHCLGNRTHAANILGISIRTLRNKLKQYSDDGADIPQPGEARQAG, encoded by the coding sequence ATGCGCCTGCTTATTACCGGTACCCTGAATGGTCAGCTTTCCCAAGCAACTAAAATTGCTCTGGACCGTGGAGCTCAGGTTTCCCACGCCGAGACCGCGCAAATGGCTATAAGCCACCTGCGTGCTGGGCGTGGCGCGGATTTGATGATGATCGACGTCAGACTCGACATTGCCACCCTGATCAAGTCTCTTGAAGAAGAGCATATCACCATTCCGGTGATCGCCTGCGGCGTGGAAAATGATGCCCGCGCAGCGGTCAATGCCATTCGTGCGGGCGCAAAGGAATATATTCCTCTTCCACCAGATCCGGAAATCATTGCAGCGGTTCTGGAAGCGGTTTCCAAGGATCAGGGCGATCTGGTTCACCGTGATCCGGCCATGAACAATGTTGTGCAGCTGGCCAACCAGATTGCCCCCAGTGATGCATCCGTTCTCATCACCGGCGAAAGCGGCACCGGCAAGGAAGTCCTTGCGCGGCACCTGCACCAGCATTCCCGCCGGGCGACGAAACCCTTCGTCTCGGTCAACTGCGCTGCCATTCCGGACAATCTGCTGGAATCCGAACTGTTCGGTCATGAAAAGGGCGCCTTCACCGGCGCAGTTGCCCGCCGCATCGGCAAATTCGAAGAAGCAAACGGCGGCACCCTGCTGCTGGACGAGATTTCCGAAATGGATATCCGCCTGCAGGCAAAATTGCTGCGCGCCATTCAGGAACGGGTTATTGATCGGGTGGGCGGCACCAAGCCTGTGCCGGTCGACATCCGCATTCTGGCCACCTCAAACCGCAATTTGGCCGACGAAGTCCGCGCAGGCACCTTCCGCGAAGACCTTCTGTTCCGCCTCAATGTCATCAATCTGCAGATCCCGCCGCTCCGCGAGCGTCCGCAGGACATTGATTTGCTGGCAGCCCATTTTGCCGACAAATACGCTCAGGCCAACGGACTGCCCCAGCGCAAGATGAGCGCAGAATGTCATCGCCATCTGCACGCCAACAACTGGCCGGGCAACGTGCGTGAGCTGGAAAACACCATCCATCGCGCCGTGCTTCTGGCAACAGGCGTGGAAATCGGTGCAGAAGCCCTGCGCATGCCCGATGGCAGCCGTATGGATGACACCATCATCGGGATGGCCAGCGGACCTGCGGCACAAGCCGTTATCGCAGCAGAAGGCGTAACCCGCACCCTCGTTGGCCGCACCGTCGCGGAAGTCGAACAGGATCTGATCCTGGACACACTGGACCATTGCCTTGGCAACCGCACCCATGCCGCCAACATTCTGGGCATCTCCATCCGCACGTTGCGCAACAAGCTCAAGCAATATTCCGACGACGGGGCCGATATCCCTCAGCCGGGTGAAGCCAGACAAGCGGGATAA
- the fliN gene encoding flagellar motor switch protein FliN, protein MSENEQDEGLTLQEQNAKSIADAGSSEDVNQKNAADLEAVFDVPVQVSAILGRAKMPVSELLELDVGNVLELDRKVGEAVDIYVNSRLVARGEVVLVEEKLGVTMTEIIKSEK, encoded by the coding sequence ATGAGTGAAAATGAACAAGACGAAGGCCTCACTTTGCAAGAACAAAATGCCAAGTCAATCGCCGATGCTGGTTCTTCAGAGGATGTAAATCAGAAGAATGCAGCCGATCTGGAAGCTGTTTTTGACGTACCCGTGCAGGTATCTGCCATTCTGGGACGCGCCAAGATGCCAGTGAGCGAATTGCTCGAACTCGATGTTGGCAATGTGCTTGAACTCGACCGGAAGGTCGGTGAAGCCGTAGACATTTATGTCAATTCACGCCTTGTTGCCCGTGGTGAAGTCGTACTCGTCGAGGAGAAGCTCGGCGTGACCATGACTGAAATCATCAAATCTGAAAAATAG
- a CDS encoding FliH/SctL family protein: MAQAARYLFDLDFSAPPEPDIEEQIEETPPEPMITVAEHERLVAEARAQAFAQGEAKARDDREQLASEQNLALEKQIVEEISMVYTEVGLLMQRLERDASNLAFAFASRFAEKLVAQEPKVEIMGLLNQILAPLRKTPHISIRLNEAVADDVKMAVDHQMAELGFTGQLTILPDSVVMPGDCEVEWVDGGIGRNLRAAVRQVEQLLEDHFAHVPDDPDQDDEEEEAPEDETAAEEIENTEDTGEASTEEADAPQDGDDQENAAADTISESDNAEDLTDALEEKAEALTEPAVSMQEPPVESEDAPLDQDFSAPETDASAPTAKGEIE; encoded by the coding sequence ATGGCACAGGCAGCCCGCTATCTCTTCGATCTGGATTTTTCGGCCCCGCCGGAACCGGATATTGAAGAACAGATCGAGGAAACTCCGCCCGAACCGATGATTACGGTGGCCGAGCATGAGCGCCTTGTTGCCGAAGCCAGGGCTCAGGCCTTTGCCCAAGGGGAAGCAAAAGCCCGTGATGACCGCGAGCAACTGGCAAGCGAACAGAATCTGGCTCTGGAAAAGCAGATCGTCGAGGAAATCTCGATGGTTTACACCGAAGTCGGCCTGTTGATGCAACGCCTGGAACGCGACGCAAGCAATCTGGCTTTTGCCTTTGCTTCCCGCTTTGCCGAAAAGCTCGTCGCGCAGGAACCCAAGGTCGAGATCATGGGGCTCTTGAACCAGATCCTCGCGCCCTTGCGTAAAACACCGCATATTTCGATCCGCCTGAATGAGGCCGTTGCCGATGACGTCAAGATGGCCGTTGATCACCAGATGGCAGAGCTTGGCTTCACCGGACAACTGACCATCCTGCCGGATTCAGTCGTCATGCCCGGAGATTGCGAAGTGGAATGGGTCGATGGCGGCATCGGCAGGAATCTTCGCGCCGCAGTGCGTCAGGTGGAGCAATTGCTTGAAGACCATTTCGCTCATGTGCCCGATGATCCAGATCAGGATGACGAAGAAGAAGAGGCGCCGGAAGACGAAACGGCAGCAGAAGAAATAGAAAACACAGAAGACACCGGTGAAGCATCGACAGAGGAAGCCGATGCACCGCAGGATGGTGACGATCAAGAGAATGCGGCAGCAGACACAATATCCGAAAGCGACAACGCAGAAGATTTGACTGACGCATTGGAAGAGAAGGCTGAAGCGCTGACCGAGCCAGCAGTTTCCATGCAGGAACCGCCGGTCGAGAGCGAAGACGCTCCCCTTGATCAGGATTTCAGCGCCCCTGAAACAGACGCATCCGCCCCCACCGCAAAGGGAGAAATTGAATGA
- the fliG gene encoding flagellar motor switch protein FliG yields MANANASVSSEHEERELNGAEKASIILLALGDEHGGPIWRRLDDIEIKQVSISMSKLGGITPNMLDNLIIEFVSRLSSKGAVTGNFDSTERLLASFLPEERVSAIMEEIRGPAGRNMWEKLSNVQENVLANYLKNEYPQTVAVVLSKIKSDHAAKVLSIMPEDFGLEVINRMLSMEAVQKEVLEKVEQTLRVEFMSNLSTTQRRDAHEVMADIFNNFDRQTEARLLAALEEENRESAEKIKQLMFTFEDLSKLDSTGVQSLLQNIEKDILALALKGANETIRTLFMDNMSQRAGAMLQEDMEGMGPVRLRDVDEAQGAMVNMAKDLAARGEIMIAKGNGEDELIY; encoded by the coding sequence ATGGCAAACGCAAACGCGTCCGTGTCATCAGAGCACGAGGAACGCGAATTGAACGGCGCCGAAAAGGCATCCATCATTCTGCTTGCGCTTGGGGACGAGCATGGCGGCCCAATCTGGCGTCGCCTTGATGATATTGAAATCAAGCAGGTTTCCATTTCCATGTCGAAGCTGGGTGGCATCACCCCCAACATGTTGGACAATCTCATCATCGAATTCGTTTCCCGCCTGTCTTCCAAAGGGGCGGTTACGGGCAACTTTGACTCAACCGAACGTCTGCTGGCCTCTTTCCTTCCGGAAGAACGCGTGAGTGCTATCATGGAAGAAATCCGCGGCCCTGCCGGTCGCAACATGTGGGAAAAGCTTTCCAACGTTCAGGAGAATGTGCTCGCCAACTATCTCAAGAACGAATACCCACAAACCGTTGCTGTGGTGCTCTCCAAGATCAAGTCAGACCATGCCGCAAAAGTGCTCTCCATCATGCCGGAAGATTTCGGTCTGGAGGTCATCAACCGCATGCTGTCCATGGAAGCGGTGCAGAAGGAAGTGCTGGAAAAAGTCGAGCAGACCCTGCGCGTGGAATTCATGTCGAACTTGTCGACCACCCAGCGCCGCGATGCGCACGAGGTGATGGCCGATATCTTCAACAATTTCGACCGCCAGACAGAAGCCCGCCTGCTGGCCGCTCTGGAAGAGGAAAACCGCGAGTCCGCCGAGAAGATCAAGCAGCTGATGTTCACCTTCGAAGATCTCAGCAAGCTGGATTCCACCGGCGTTCAGTCGCTGCTGCAGAATATCGAAAAGGATATTCTTGCCCTCGCCCTCAAGGGTGCCAACGAAACCATCAGGACCCTGTTCATGGACAATATGTCCCAGCGCGCCGGAGCGATGCTGCAGGAAGACATGGAAGGCATGGGGCCGGTTCGCCTGCGCGATGTCGACGAGGCACAGGGTGCAATGGTCAATATGGCCAAAGATCTTGCTGCGCGCGGCGAAATCATGATCGCCAAAGGCAATGGCGAGGACGAGCTTATCTACTAA
- the fliF gene encoding flagellar basal-body MS-ring/collar protein FliF: protein MNGLLEFFKTLGPARLAAMGVVTAVLIGFFAFIMMRVSEPTLSPLYTDLSFEDSIQITKLLEAQNITHEIRDEGAVILAPKEDILKLRMQLAESGLPTGGNVGYEIFDKSETLGTTSFVQNVNHLRALEGELSRSIRTIRNVRQARVHLVLPKDQLFKRDQKEPTASIAVKLQGNLSTVQIQAIQHLVGSAVEGLNPENVTIVDERGRLLASGRGNDDGYLTARIEERQVQMESRLRDQVDDIVSSVVGQGRSRIEVSAEMNFNKVTETSDMYDPDGQVVRSTQTRTENANSQDREVGGVTVGNELPDANADQNPAGSQENSQTTEELINYEISRKTTTEIVQGGRIERLSVAVLVDGTYEKNANGELVYSPRSPEQLEQIATLVRSAVGYDQTRGDRVEVINLQFAEGPQTIFDEAGDELFAFTKDDYMRFTELGVMFIMTLLVLLMVVRPLMKRMFEKPDDQKDDLDVIIGPDGVAMVRSETGDLIPAPQREDDPKHPTMQAIEMAQLQGALQSDTLVKVGDLVKENPEEAAKIIRLWLQDAA, encoded by the coding sequence GTGAACGGTCTACTCGAATTTTTCAAAACGCTTGGCCCTGCCCGTCTGGCCGCGATGGGAGTGGTGACTGCTGTCTTGATCGGATTTTTCGCATTCATCATGATGCGGGTAAGCGAACCTACACTCTCCCCTCTCTATACAGACCTGTCCTTTGAAGACTCCATCCAGATCACCAAACTGCTCGAGGCACAAAATATCACGCATGAAATTCGCGATGAAGGCGCGGTCATCCTTGCACCAAAGGAAGACATCCTGAAGCTGCGCATGCAATTGGCCGAGAGCGGCTTGCCAACCGGCGGCAATGTCGGCTACGAAATCTTTGACAAAAGCGAAACCCTTGGCACCACGAGCTTCGTACAGAATGTCAACCATTTGCGGGCCCTTGAGGGAGAGCTTTCCCGCTCCATCCGCACCATCCGCAATGTCCGTCAGGCGCGCGTTCATCTGGTTCTTCCCAAAGACCAGCTTTTCAAGCGCGACCAGAAAGAGCCCACCGCATCCATCGCCGTCAAACTGCAGGGCAATCTGAGCACGGTACAAATCCAGGCCATCCAGCATCTGGTCGGTTCCGCCGTGGAAGGCCTCAATCCGGAGAATGTCACCATTGTTGACGAGCGCGGGCGTCTTCTGGCTTCCGGTCGCGGCAATGATGATGGATACCTTACCGCGCGTATAGAAGAGCGTCAGGTGCAGATGGAAAGCCGTCTGCGCGATCAGGTGGACGACATCGTTTCTTCCGTGGTTGGTCAGGGCCGGTCGCGCATTGAAGTCTCTGCAGAGATGAACTTCAACAAGGTGACCGAAACCTCTGATATGTATGACCCGGACGGACAGGTCGTTCGCTCCACGCAGACCCGCACAGAGAATGCCAACAGCCAGGATCGTGAAGTTGGTGGTGTGACGGTCGGCAATGAATTGCCAGATGCGAATGCCGACCAGAACCCTGCCGGATCGCAAGAGAATTCACAGACGACCGAAGAGCTGATCAACTACGAGATCTCTCGCAAGACCACCACCGAAATTGTGCAGGGCGGTCGAATTGAGCGCCTGTCGGTCGCAGTGCTGGTTGATGGCACCTATGAAAAAAATGCGAATGGTGAACTGGTCTATTCACCCAGAAGCCCCGAGCAGCTGGAGCAGATCGCAACGCTCGTTCGCTCTGCTGTTGGCTATGACCAGACACGCGGCGACCGGGTCGAGGTGATCAATCTGCAATTTGCCGAAGGACCGCAAACCATCTTCGACGAAGCAGGCGATGAACTCTTTGCGTTTACCAAAGATGATTACATGCGCTTTACGGAACTCGGCGTCATGTTCATTATGACTCTGCTCGTACTGCTCATGGTCGTCCGCCCGCTGATGAAACGCATGTTCGAAAAACCGGATGACCAGAAAGACGATCTGGATGTCATCATCGGCCCGGATGGGGTTGCGATGGTCCGAAGCGAAACAGGGGACTTGATCCCGGCTCCACAGCGCGAGGATGATCCGAAGCATCCGACCATGCAAGCCATCGAGATGGCTCAGCTCCAGGGCGCACTGCAGTCCGACACACTGGTCAAAGTTGGTGACCTCGTTAAAGAAAACCCAGAAGAAGCTGCCAAGATCATCCGTCTTTGGCTGCAAGACGCAGCGTGA
- a CDS encoding DUF1153 domain-containing protein, whose protein sequence is MTDQIRARVKYVIGPDGSPLTVADLPPANTRRWVIRRKAEVVAAVRGGLLSLEEACQKYTLTVEEFLSWQSSIDQHGLAGLRATRVQQYR, encoded by the coding sequence ATGACCGATCAAATACGTGCTAGAGTAAAATATGTCATCGGACCCGATGGGAGTCCTTTGACTGTGGCTGATCTTCCTCCTGCCAATACCAGGCGTTGGGTTATCAGGCGCAAAGCGGAAGTTGTTGCTGCCGTTCGTGGTGGCCTGCTTAGCCTCGAAGAGGCTTGCCAGAAATATACCCTGACAGTTGAGGAATTCCTCAGTTGGCAGAGTTCCATCGATCAGCATGGACTGGCAGGTTTGAGAGCGACGCGGGTTCAACAATATCGCTAG
- a CDS encoding DUF2271 domain-containing protein, which yields MTSIGSITSQAVTNASADSSSLIQNYETFLTVLTTQIQHQDPMDPMDSSQFTQQLVQFSGVEQQIKSNAQLENLANMMTSSNALGVLNFVGTTVKVDGSQSYLSDFGSTSYSFSSDEAGSADISIRTLDGNTVYTKNDVNITKGEQTFTWKGTDNSGNRLPKGTYIIHFDTANEDGGTEVKIDTDTVGVVSDVDLSSSVPMLMVNGQAIQTSQIKSVGIDPDA from the coding sequence ATGACCTCGATTGGATCGATCACATCGCAAGCCGTTACAAATGCATCGGCAGACAGTTCAAGTCTCATCCAGAACTATGAGACCTTCCTGACTGTTCTGACCACGCAAATACAGCATCAAGACCCCATGGACCCTATGGACTCAAGCCAGTTTACCCAGCAACTGGTGCAGTTCTCCGGAGTGGAACAGCAAATCAAGTCCAACGCGCAGCTGGAAAATCTCGCCAACATGATGACATCGTCCAATGCCCTTGGGGTGCTCAATTTCGTTGGCACGACTGTCAAGGTCGATGGGTCGCAAAGCTATCTCAGTGATTTCGGCAGCACATCCTACAGCTTTAGCTCGGATGAAGCAGGCTCGGCCGATATCTCCATCCGCACCTTGGATGGCAACACCGTTTATACAAAGAATGACGTGAACATTACCAAGGGCGAGCAGACCTTTACCTGGAAGGGCACTGACAATTCCGGAAACCGCTTGCCCAAAGGCACCTACATCATACATTTCGATACCGCCAATGAGGACGGAGGCACCGAAGTGAAAATTGATACAGATACTGTGGGCGTCGTCTCTGATGTCGATCTGTCTTCAAGTGTGCCCATGCTGATGGTCAATGGCCAAGCCATCCAGACCTCGCAAATCAAGTCCGTCGGCATCGATCCCGACGCTTAA